A window of Glycine soja cultivar W05 chromosome 2, ASM419377v2, whole genome shotgun sequence genomic DNA:
TTGAACACGTTTCCGACACTAACACACCCCGATACTTGTTCAACACTTCTTATTAGGTgtctaatttcaaaattatttttgttggttTGAACATTTAAGTTGTAACCTTTACACAACTCATACACTTGAAAAAACATAGAAAGTTGATTTAAAAAGATGAATATACCatcaatttagatattttattacatGTTACTCAGATTTCATTTCATTGGAGTCTCTAtgtttgtgtgtgtatgtggtGTACCCGTGTCCTAGATTTTAGACATTAGCTGTGTCATGTCCAGAGTTCATGCTTCATAGTGCCTAAGATATTAAGAACATAATACATTTTATAGAATAATGTGATAACAATtgctaacattttaaatttttacttttaattgtttttctacTACACACTATTTAGAAATGCCAGTAGGATTTAAAATATGAAGTGCTATTAAAAAATTGCAATCACTCAATTTACCTCCCAAAATGTTGCTGATTAACTTCTTCACCCCCTACTCTTGTAGTACCCAGCCCACCACCCCTCTGACCCTCAATTTTCCTACCGTCAGCTTGTTTATAAGCAGATtcataattaacataaaaaacgtGAGTAAAAAGTTACATGTTATATGGAATAATAACCAGACAAAACACATTAAGCCAATATCAACCTTTCTCGTCTCTTGTGTGAAAATACTCGATGAATGCATAACCCTTGGGTTTATTTGTCAGTGTAAGTAACCAATCGAACCTAAATCATAAGAAAATGGAAAGAGAAAGAATAGTCAGGAGAGAACATTCTGATCTACagcacaaaagaaaatataaaagatgcTCACTCACCTCAGAATCATTAAAAtacaaccaaaataaaatactaatagtATAAAAACCTAAATGGTATGGCAGACAGGCAGTATGCCTAATTAACCATGCTCACCTTCCATGCTCACCTTTAAATCAAAAAGCTCCTATTGCAAGATGCATCACCACCGCCAAAGGTTGCAGAAAAATGGATGTATTTGGGCCCAATTAACCAGTTGTTGACTAGTATCCCCTTACCAgggatatttgtttttaaattgacaaaatgaaaataactatgggtaatataaaaaaaataccatgaCATCTTCTCAACGGCTTGATTTGGTTTTCATGGCCGTTAAAgccaaaaataaagttttagcaACATCAAAGTAGGTTAAccaagaatttaaacaaaagaGGAAGAGATTGCAGTACTCCCAACATATTTTACCCAGTGCAGGAAAAGAACAGAAGTTGTCAGTCTCCTTTTCTTGCTCGAAAACAAGGCCAAAGGTATAATTTTGCATCATTTATCTGCCCAGCTAAGTTACCATGCAGAAGAAAGCATTTGAACGGGAATTGGGTTTGATTGAAATTTTGAGAAACATTTACCATTTCCAGAAGATTACCAATCATCACCAGGGATGTGTACTGAGATGCTAAACTTGCAGCTAAAACAATTGCTACCCCATGCCCCAAGACCTCTTTCCACATAAAACAGCAGGATGAAACAAAGTGGAAAATAACTAAAGAAACTAACTAATATATAAAAAGCCATCAACAACATACTGGTGGCAGTAACGTAATTGTTTATCATTTCAAAGCCACTCAAAAGTTACAAATTGAATCAAGATGCATAATTTATACCCTTGAAACTCTGGACAGAATGGCATTAAAATTATGCGTAACTAATTAACTTTACGACAAGATGGTTAATCATGAGAAccatttaaattacaaaaagcaGGTTAATCAGCAGCTAACAAAAAGGGTTTAAAAAAGTAGTGttactattataataaaaaaagctagttcttaattttaaaagtattgaaattgaaaatacatTTTGAAGCTTAATAGCATGTAAAGATGTCAAATAGAAGTAAAATACATTATATCAAGAGCCTAGCATATACGATATCCTTACTGAATCCCTTTGGGATATTCAAAACACCTACCCGTTTGATTGCACCATATGACTCAAACTCCCTTTTCATTCTGCTATCAGTGCTCTCATAACTCTGTCAGAAGATAACACCAATGAGATACAACAACCAATATGCAACTCGAAGGTGCCAAACAAATACTACATTAGACAATATAACTTACAAGTCTGGCTATAAACAATGTCTTGTATGGATCTCCTGATACATTTGGGTCATTGTGTGGATCATCTACATTGAAACAgatacaacaaaagaaaaaagcattCGGAGAATGTAAAcccacaaaaaataataaagttacaATGATAAAGGAGTCCTCACATTTCTCAAGCTCCTCAGCAGCCTTTGCAGCTCCCTTCTCTAGTCTTAACTTGTGTATTCTTGCTCTTTTTTGTGCCTGAGTTCAACAAAATGGATCGACAACAAATGCATATACTCTTCAGTTTGTGGGGCAAGTGATCTGATAATTAAACTCTTTCACAACTTTTATTTGCTATATATTATCTCAACGAAAAAATAGATTCAGCAAGAGTTATATCAGTCCATTAAACATTATAATAACAAACTGAAAACTAGTAAACAACAAAGAGGCaagagaaattatatttttttaattaatatgttgcAGAACTTGCAGCATTCAACATAACTAATCGTTATTCATAACCACAGAAAACTTACACAATAATATCTTAGAGTGAATAAGAACCATATGAAAGAGCAGGCATGCAAGGACAATTAGGTTTGGATGAGCTTTTGCAAACATAATTTTGGATTATCTCAAATTCGTAGAATAGAATTTGCTTAAACAGGTCATTGAAGTGAAGTAATTTATGTTTGGAAATGTTTATCATCATTAATCAGTAGTAGTAATCAATAATCAGTgacaataaaaacataaaactaaTACAAAAAGGTTTAACCTATTAGCGATGGGCATTTCTTTTCTCCGGAGGAGGCTTATAGTCCAAGGCAGGCCTAGGCTCAAAGAGCCTCAACAAATTCGCTGTGAGACCAGTAGGGTGACTCTGTCCAATCTgcatcatcacaaaaacaaaGAATCACTACCACTAGCAATGTCTAGGGTTTCACGCGATAAACCATAGCTATGGTGAATAAAGCAAAAATGTATTGGAAGTGGATGATTAATTGAAAGAGAGAGGAACCAGCTTGAGCTGAAGGGCGTTGGCGCGGTTCTGGTCCTTGGCGCGAGCCTGAACGGCGGCGTTTTGGTTGCGGATGAGAGGATCGTTATTGTTGAAGTCTTCTCCCATGGCGAAGAAGCGAAGCATCCCTGCTATCAGTCCTATGAATAACATTtcgatttaaagaaaaaatatttcactcAGGATGACCATCAACATTCACTGACCAAGATTACACAAATGTAatgggttaaaaaaaaaaagattcaaacTATAATACCTTCCCTCATTTTAGAGTAACaaaattgtttaaataatttttgaagtGCTGAATTTCAATTAATCGAGCCTCTTAATTTATATGTCGTGGATTAATTggcaaaaaaatcattttagctcAATGATTTCAAGTTTGAGTGTcacttttgataaaaaatagtaCTTATGATCTAGACAAAGAAAATTAAGGATTCTATTaaagaatttttaaatatttaagatctaaattgatatttggtattaagtaaattatattgaaagaaaaatatttattttgtgaatgtTTTTATCGagataattttgtattaatattatgattagaaaaaaattatgtttaccATACATTTTTAATATGCTTAAGatcatttaagtattttttcttaatttaaagaTTGTTTAGGAGAATAATGTTTTATAGTATAATTATCAAATCGATAGTTTTACTTGTTGATTGAGTGAgtgataaataaatactttttatttttatataatatatcaatgttaaaatgatattttttttataattaggttgtcaccattaaaaaaattagattatttatctatctatttatatttatttattaatttatatgtcGTATAAAATCTCttctaatgaaaaataatttgaaaggtctttttttgaagttttaattttttaattgtactagttcattgtttttttaagtAGCTTTTCATTTATGTCATTTCAGTTTGTAAAAGAAGTTGAATCATTTTATtgagtaaaataatatttcctTAACGAAAGaactaaaacataataaaattatatatggtgttaacaatttattaaattaatatgtcTAAAATTTAACTCGTTGTTGATTGAGTAAAGTACACTAgttattatgaatttttctgACACTATGTTCAAttattatggataaaaaaaataattactaaactattattaatatatatttatgtggcatttaaaaacattatttgatTTGGATATTGTTGTTGAAAAgaataacttaaatatattttgaaataaattcatcttaatttcatattttcattcGAATTAAAAACCAAGTGTACATGtataacaacattttttttattcagtgGACAAATTAATCCCTCATAAGAAGGACAGTTAGATGAAGAGACAGAACATCCCAAATAACCAATCCTCAACCTTATTAGCATCTCTGCTAATACAATTAAAGGAAACAGAACAATCAAGGTTAACAACTTCCTATGGAGTTCACAATCGAAGCATGCATCAAAGTGGAGGACAAGTTCTAGCCTccaagaaataattttaaggtttaaatacttttttttaaaggagacttaaattatatttttaatcctttcaatttaacttcttttttttttgtttttcgtcttgtaatttatttatttattttaatcattacaaattatgcgcatttaaattatataattaaattcacaAGTAACAAAATGTGCAACTACAACAGAAAATTATGAATAACATAAGTAATGTTGACTAATTCTTGTCATTTTTAAAGAACCAATTAATTACATGTATAACCACCAACTAACTTGTGGGGCAGCCCAAGTGTCTTGCTAGTTAAACCTAAATGTACTTTACATTTATGTCAATCtctaaaaaaatgcatatagTGCCAAATTACATAATCCTTGTCACAGCATaaatcaacaattaaaaaaatgttacattgATTAGCACCTTGTAACGTCCATCTCAAACACACCAATAGGGTCACAAAACCAAATCATTCATTCTCGATTTTCTAATCTCTCTTCCCATATATTCCAATGAAATAGATAAAAACAATAACCCCATTGGTAAGattgcttatattttttattttaccttcCCAGCACATGTTTGAAATTAGCAAAAAGGTTGTGACTTAATTATGTCATAAGGGTCATCCAAAGCTAGTTGAGATATTGTCCGATTTTGATTTAGCAATCTGAAGTTGTTGTACAACCTGGGCTTAGGATTTCTAATGATAACCCATCTCCTTACTGGAAAGCTCACTGCTGTCGTTAAATTCTTGGCTTGACATTATTGCCTGTCTAAACTTTATCATATCAGCATTATATTGCATTGTATCATATTCTGAGCTCCCAGATGAAGAAGTGGGAGCACTGCTATTCCCATTCCCACTCCCCTTAAGCTTCATTCCATCTTTCAATTCATCCAATGAGGCTTCTCCTTCCAGTGCTCTTACAATCTGCCCACAATTAAGTCATACGTTAACATcaccatataattaaaaaatgtgcaATTATGCATGCATGTCCTACAAAATTGTGATTTCACTAAGAGTTTGTCATTGAATttccaaatatataaaatgccAAACATATATGGTAATAGGGTCTGCCCAATAAGGTAACTCAAGCCTTTGCTTTAAgtcccttaaaaaaaaatttattagtatttttatagtttttattattacttgatCTAGTGTAGTGATGACTaataagttgtatttttttccttgatAAATGAGGTTCAAATCCtcttaaaggaaaaattacctTTTTTAATATGGcttctaatttttctattacatctattaagttttaaaaaggtGTCATCTCAGAGTTTGTTTTAGGCCTAAAAATATGTTGGATCGACCTGATGCCAGGAATTAGCATGGTCTCTAGGTATATGCATCACATGTATATACCTGACTCATCTTTGAACGTTTCCTGGCAGAATGACGAATGCTTCCAGCAGCACAGGCTGCCATTCTTGTCATTTCTTGGGGATTgtatttgccttccaaaaatGGATCCACTAACTCTCCAAAGTTTCCATCCTCCAACCCTTTATTCAGGAGTGGTCGAGCCTGCTCGAACagaatttcataataatttttaaattgaaaaaaaaaaatagttgttagACAATGAACGAActtgaaaatcaaaatatgaatGTATTTGGTTTAACCTTAGGTTAAATGAcacatattttcaaatatattttgtgaaaaataagaattcgtaattttttattcaacggATATTTGGAGCTTCCAACCGtaaatcaaacaaacatataTACGTTGGACGACTGGTACACTTCAAACCTCTATATATTTGAAATCTTTCCAATgagaggagagaaaaaaaaatagaaatctatatttttttttttgttttcttggtaaTGTTTAACTGTTAATAGAAAAGTAAGTGTAGCTATAATACTAACCCAATCCACCAAACTGTCCTCCATGGCATTTGTCAAATCTACAGGTCGTTTCCCAGTTATGAGTTCTAATAGCATGACCCCAAATGAGAAAACATCAGATTTCTCTGTCAATTTTCCACTTGATGCGTATTCTGGGGCCAGATACCTGTTTCAACATGCAAAATTAAACCATTAATCCCCATTTTTATCACTTTCTTTATAGTTTCTAGAAGTATTAAACCATGGGGTGCCGAAATTACCCGAATGTTCCCATGACACGAGTTGAGACATGTGTATTAGTATCATTGGTCAACTTAGCCAATCCAAAATCAGAGACCTGGTTAAGATGCACAATTGGCATAATCAATGAGCTTCATCAACAAAATATTGGTAATATGTTTATATGTGtgatatatatttaaagtaaatatatatagaCTGCATGAAAAATTGTCGATATGTAAAACCTTTGCTTCGAAGCTTTGATCGAGAAGGACATTAGAAGCTTTAATATCACGGTGGATAATGCGAGGGCTACCTGAGTTCATTtgtaaataaagcaaaaaatgaGTAAgatcttgaaagaaaaataaaataaaataaaaagagaagtaaaaTATGTAGGAAAAATctgtgacttacaatcttcatGAAGGTAGGCAAGTCCTTTAGCGGATCCAAGTGCAATTTTCATTCTAGTAGGCCAATCCATCGTAGGCATGCCCTTTCCTGCATATGACCATCAAATACATTAGCCATTACTACTTATTATTGGAAACAATCACaacaaaaaatgttagaaaactATGTTCTACAAGTTATCGGATTTCATAAGTTTGTGTGTCCATAAGTTGTTTTCTATACTTAATCTACACTTtacatatataaacataaacCAGACCGATTTAATGAAAGTAAGGcctaaagtaaattttaattttttttaatatatatgatattttttgttttataaaaactaataacaagtcTTTGTTGTGGGTGAGTCTAAAACTTAAACTTTAATTGTTTTTCTCTTAAGTTGAgcttaacataaataaatagtaCATCAAAATGAAAACCATATATATGATAAGCAATATACTTACCATGAAGGTGATGTTCCAAAGTCGAATTGGGAACAAATTCATAGACCAACATTCTTTGCCCTCCACAAATGCAATATCCAACAAGTGACACAAGATGTCGATGATGAACACGGCTAATGATGTCGATCTCAGCTTGGAACTCGCGCTCTCCTTGGCCACTACCCGCTTTAAGACTCTTAACAGCCACTTCCTTTCCATTAGGCAAAATCCCCTTATGGACATAACCAAAGCCACCTTGTCCTATGATGTTCTCATTGGCAAATCCTTTGGTGGCAGCTGCTAGTTCCTCATAAGTGAATGTACCACCATTGGCATTGAGCGCAAGAGAAAGGCCTGGTGAGGAAGAACTCATTCCCAATGAGTAATTTGAGCTCATCATTTCACCACTATTCATCATATGTGGTGGTGGTGCACCCCATCCACCACTATGAGGACCCATTCCTCCCATTCCCATTCCCATTcccatttgttgttgttgtatccTCATAACATGGTCACCCCCATGAGGACCTGAATTACCTGCTTGCCAACTAGGGAGAGGGTGTTGCCCACTGTTGTAATAGTTACTCGCTgtgcaaaattattttgtagACTGTTAATTATTTTAGCTAAAGGGGGGGAAAatccaaaattatttgaaaCAATACTACATAGTGTTAATAAAAGAAAGTTCTTGCTCCCAAATACAAACAAGTTTAAGGATTTACTATCAAAGTTCATTATTCTAAGTTCTTccaaaaccatttttttaattaatgacaaAACAATCATTCGCAATATCATATCATGTAAGAGTGTATgatgtcaatatatatatatgatgagcattataattttcgTGTGCTATACTATAGCTTTTATATTTGTTAGttattcattaaatataacTAAGAAGAGTTCTAATGAGACACTCTCTACACTTTTTTaacacaaattttattattaattaaaattatcaaattatatgaaagaaataaaaaatgacccttaaaaaattataattttttaataaatttcaattaataataaacaatatattcaaagaaattaaatgttaaaaatatattactaatatatttttttataaataattagtgTAATATATTCAACCTCTATATATTAAGCTTACACAAACATTTCTTTTCATCATCTATATGTATAGTTATTGAGAAAAATTGACTCCTCTAACTGTCTAGGTTGTCAATGCTCATATGTTTCCAATAGATAAATAGAATTATTAAAAAGGGAAATGTTAATCGGGAATCATAATGTATTGATTGGTTAAAGAACTaagatgagaaaaaaataaatttaaatgtataaGATTATgttgttcataattttttttacacttttttgtaatttttacaacaaatatttttctcattttagttctttaatcaaTATATTAATAGTGGTAGTTAATAAAGAGCcttgttaaaattaatgttttagaCAATTGTCACCTTTTCCGTGAGAAGGGTTTGGATAATAATACTTTTGTTTTCGCTTCTTCTTCCTACAACTCCAAATGAAACACACAATGACTAGCACAAGAAGAATGAACCCTACTCCAATCCCAGCTCCCATTGCTACTTTATTGCTACTATCATTGTTTGAACCCGATGATTTCTCATTTGATAATGATTTGTTTGATGAATCTTTTCCTGATGTTGGAGTACTTTGTCCCTCCATCGAAGGAGGGGACACCGAGGAACTTTTGTGTGATTTATTGGAATTATCGGGTGTGAAATTATCGGGAGTGGCGTTATCAGGTGTGGAGTTATGGGGAGCGGATTTATTGGATGTGGAGTTATCGGGTGTGGAATTATCGGGAATGGAGTTATCAGGTGTGGAATTATCAGGAATGGAGTTATCTGGTGTGGAATTATCAGGAACAGAGTTATTGGGAGTGGCATCATCAGGGGTAGAGTTATCGGGTGAGGAATTATGAGGAGCAGAGTTATGAGGGGAAGACATTGTTAATTTCTCTGGGTTCCGGCGAAATGGTTTATACGTTGAAAATCACAGCAATGTCGCCGGAACACCAGTTTTTTCCCCTACCTCTTTCTTCTCACAATGGTTGAATCCTgccaataatataaataaaaaatcaacaacaaagtagatatttgatttgtaattttaaatgttgTGGGGTGCATTCCAATGCTaaattcaactaataaaaataaaatgaacacaaaaacaagagacATAATCtgttagtaaaattatttttacttcaaaCGTAATTTTacaatgaaatttcaaatataacCTTATTTGTATTAAGTGATATCGACTACATGAATCACAATGTTATTCTTCATACCGTTAAAAACTTAAGTTTCTGATTTACAACTAGATTGTGGGATTTGGGAAGCACAGTTTTGcagaaaaaataaactattacCTGGAAGGAGGCCAAGAAGAATTCTCGAAAAAAGGAAAGGGAAGAAATTATTGCATAGGAAAAGAAATATTGTAATACAAAAGGAACCAACCGTTCCTAGGAATCCTCTCAATGCACCTCCTACAAAGGAGGGCTTCAGCCACCTTTTACTTAGTTTAAGTCATTTATAGACTATACCATTTTTCT
This region includes:
- the LOC114382304 gene encoding proline-rich receptor-like protein kinase PERK4, translated to MSSPHNSAPHNSSPDNSTPDDATPNNSVPDNSTPDNSIPDNSTPDNSIPDNSTPDNSTSNKSAPHNSTPDNATPDNFTPDNSNKSHKSSSVSPPSMEGQSTPTSGKDSSNKSLSNEKSSGSNNDSSNKVAMGAGIGVGFILLVLVIVCFIWSCRKKKRKQKYYYPNPSHGKASNYYNSGQHPLPSWQAGNSGPHGGDHVMRIQQQQMGMGMGMGGMGPHSGGWGAPPPHMMNSGEMMSSNYSLGMSSSSPGLSLALNANGGTFTYEELAAATKGFANENIIGQGGFGYVHKGILPNGKEVAVKSLKAGSGQGEREFQAEIDIISRVHHRHLVSLVGYCICGGQRMLVYEFVPNSTLEHHLHGKGMPTMDWPTRMKIALGSAKGLAYLHEDCSPRIIHRDIKASNVLLDQSFEAKVSDFGLAKLTNDTNTHVSTRVMGTFGYLAPEYASSGKLTEKSDVFSFGVMLLELITGKRPVDLTNAMEDSLVDWARPLLNKGLEDGNFGELVDPFLEGKYNPQEMTRMAACAAGSIRHSARKRSKMSQIVRALEGEASLDELKDGMKLKGSGNGNSSAPTSSSGSSEYDTMQYNADMIKFRQAIMSSQEFNDSSELSSKEMGYH